One genomic window of Actinoalloteichus hoggarensis includes the following:
- a CDS encoding 5-formyltetrahydrofolate cyclo-ligase, translated as MNADPRSEHPFGGYGEARAFRTKDAWRDTLSAARRAVPAATRAAEAEALTLILRELAGELAGATVCAYLPVRTEPGSIACLESLREAGVRVLLPVVVSVGPLDWAEFTGPQGLRRGPFGLREPASPRLGVEAIGRASLLLVPALAVDRAGVRLGRGGGYYDRSLPGAHRAATVAAVVRDEEHVDVPLPAEPHDMLMTSVLTPHGGLRRLPQAGDSASTFA; from the coding sequence ATGAACGCCGATCCGAGGTCGGAACACCCGTTCGGGGGCTACGGCGAGGCGCGCGCGTTCCGCACCAAGGACGCCTGGCGTGACACGCTGAGCGCGGCGCGGCGGGCGGTCCCGGCGGCGACACGGGCCGCCGAGGCCGAGGCACTCACCCTCATCCTGCGCGAGCTGGCCGGGGAGCTGGCCGGTGCGACCGTCTGCGCCTATCTTCCGGTGCGGACCGAGCCGGGCTCGATCGCCTGCCTGGAGTCGCTGCGGGAGGCGGGCGTCCGAGTACTGCTGCCTGTCGTCGTGAGCGTCGGGCCGCTGGACTGGGCGGAGTTCACCGGGCCGCAGGGCCTGCGGAGGGGCCCGTTCGGCCTGCGAGAGCCCGCGAGCCCCCGGCTCGGCGTCGAGGCGATCGGGCGGGCGTCGCTGCTGCTGGTGCCCGCGCTGGCGGTCGATCGCGCGGGTGTGCGGCTGGGGCGCGGCGGGGGCTACTACGACCGGTCGCTGCCCGGGGCGCACCGGGCGGCGACGGTGGCGGCGGTGGTGCGTGACGAGGAACATGTCGACGTGCCGCTGCCCGCCGAACCGCATGACATGCTGATGACGTCGGTGCTGACCCCCCACGGCGGGCTGCGCCGGCTTCCGCAGGCAGGCGATTCGGCGTCGACGTTTGCATAG
- a CDS encoding UTP--glucose-1-phosphate uridylyltransferase has protein sequence MSPTTAFRTAIVPAAGLGTRFLPTTKSVPKELLPVVDTPAIELVAAEAAEAGAERLVIVTSPEKSSVAGHFQSRPDLEQTLADRGKTALLEKVRRAPGLLQAEVAIQEQALGLGHAVACARPNLTEADDAVAVLLPDDLVLPTGALTAMARVRERFGGSVLCAFDIPREQISAYGVFDVDPTDTDDVLRVKGMVEKPAPEAAPSTFAAAGRYLLDRAVFDALDRITPGAGGELQLTDAVALLIEEGHPVHVVVHRGGRHDLGNPGGFLRAAVDFALENPEYGPELREWLSQRLSDAAR, from the coding sequence ATGAGCCCGACGACTGCCTTCCGCACAGCGATCGTGCCCGCCGCAGGTCTGGGAACCCGGTTCCTGCCCACGACCAAGTCGGTGCCGAAGGAACTGCTGCCCGTGGTCGACACGCCCGCCATCGAGCTCGTCGCGGCCGAGGCCGCCGAGGCGGGCGCCGAGCGGTTGGTCATCGTGACCTCGCCGGAGAAGTCCTCGGTCGCCGGACACTTCCAGTCCCGCCCCGACCTGGAGCAGACCCTCGCCGATCGCGGTAAGACGGCGCTGCTGGAGAAGGTGCGGCGAGCACCGGGCCTGCTGCAAGCCGAGGTCGCGATCCAGGAGCAGGCATTGGGCCTCGGTCACGCGGTGGCGTGTGCCCGCCCCAACCTGACCGAGGCGGATGACGCGGTCGCCGTGCTGCTGCCGGACGACCTGGTGCTGCCCACCGGGGCGCTGACCGCGATGGCGCGGGTGCGGGAACGGTTCGGCGGCAGCGTGCTGTGCGCGTTCGACATCCCGCGCGAACAGATCTCGGCCTACGGGGTGTTCGACGTCGATCCCACCGACACCGATGACGTGCTGCGAGTCAAGGGCATGGTCGAGAAGCCCGCTCCGGAGGCCGCTCCGTCGACCTTCGCCGCCGCGGGACGGTACCTGCTGGACCGGGCCGTGTTCGACGCGCTGGACCGCATCACCCCAGGTGCGGGCGGTGAACTACAGCTCACGGACGCCGTCGCGCTGCTGATCGAGGAAGGCCATCCGGTGCACGTCGTCGTCCATCGCGGCGGCCGTCACGACCTGGGGAACCCGGGGGGCTTTCTGCGCGCCGCAGTGGACTTCGCCCTCGAGAACCCCGAGTATGGCCCCGAGCTGCGGGAATGGTTGAGTCAGAGGTTGTCCGACGCCGCGCGTTGA
- the glp gene encoding gephyrin-like molybdotransferase Glp, which yields MRSVDEQLARVLAAAVRPSPVRVAISEAQGLLCAEDVVAERALPGFDQAAVDGYAARSVDVQQAAEEPITMPVVGEIVAGSRQPRRLQPGQLVRVNTGAPLPTLADAVVPLDYTDEHPAKVTVNRSVPSAAFVRREGEDVQTGDVAVRRGAVIGAAQVGLLAAVGRNKVLVHPRPRVSIISVGEELVDIDRTPGGGQVYDVNTYALAAAARDAGAEVTRVGIVSAETRRLHEVVEGRLLLSEVVVIVGGVGGTVGKDVRATLAELGDIDMTRVAIHPGSTQGFGRLGPDRVPTFLLPGNPVSALVVFEVLVRPLIRAALGKSNPYRRVINAELLSPVSSTKGRRGYLRGQLLRDRGSEQYLVQPVGAGGSHLLASLAEANCLIVVDEDVTDLTAGEEVQVSFLAQRA from the coding sequence ATGAGGTCGGTAGACGAGCAGTTGGCCAGGGTGCTCGCCGCTGCCGTGCGGCCCTCCCCGGTCAGGGTGGCCATCTCCGAGGCGCAGGGTCTGCTCTGCGCCGAGGACGTGGTGGCCGAACGCGCCCTGCCAGGGTTCGACCAGGCGGCCGTGGACGGGTATGCCGCGCGCAGCGTGGACGTGCAGCAGGCCGCGGAGGAGCCGATCACCATGCCGGTGGTCGGCGAGATCGTCGCGGGCTCACGACAGCCGAGGAGGCTGCAGCCCGGCCAGCTGGTGCGAGTGAACACCGGTGCTCCGCTGCCGACCCTGGCCGACGCGGTGGTGCCCCTGGACTACACCGACGAGCATCCCGCGAAGGTCACCGTGAACCGTTCGGTGCCCTCGGCCGCCTTCGTGCGGCGGGAGGGCGAGGACGTGCAGACGGGCGACGTCGCGGTGCGCCGGGGCGCCGTGATCGGGGCGGCGCAGGTCGGGCTTCTCGCCGCGGTCGGGCGCAACAAGGTCCTGGTGCACCCGCGCCCCCGCGTGTCGATCATCTCGGTGGGTGAGGAGCTGGTCGACATCGATCGGACCCCCGGCGGCGGGCAGGTCTACGACGTCAACACCTATGCGCTCGCCGCCGCCGCCAGAGACGCGGGCGCAGAGGTGACCAGGGTCGGCATCGTCAGCGCCGAGACCAGACGCCTGCACGAGGTCGTGGAGGGCAGGCTGCTGCTCTCCGAGGTCGTGGTCATCGTGGGCGGCGTCGGCGGCACGGTCGGCAAGGACGTGCGGGCCACTCTCGCGGAACTGGGCGACATCGACATGACCCGGGTCGCCATTCACCCCGGCTCCACCCAGGGCTTCGGCAGACTCGGGCCTGACCGGGTACCGACCTTCCTTCTGCCCGGCAATCCCGTGAGCGCGCTGGTCGTCTTCGAGGTACTGGTCAGGCCGCTGATCCGGGCCGCACTGGGCAAGAGCAACCCGTATCGACGGGTGATCAACGCGGAGCTGCTGTCGCCGGTCTCCTCGACCAAGGGCCGCCGCGGCTACCTGCGCGGCCAGCTGCTGCGGGACCGGGGCAGCGAGCAGTATCTGGTGCAGCCGGTCGGTGCGGGCGGATCGCATCTGCTGGCCTCGTTGGCGGAGGCCAACTGTCTCATCGTCGTCGACGAGGACGTGACGGACCTCACCGCGGGGGAAGAGGTCCAGGTCAGTTTCCTGGCCCAGCGGGCCTGA
- a CDS encoding GNAT family N-acetyltransferase, translated as MQGDGHPGWPARLGGLKVPAGTVTLRSPRLWDGPDWSRIRLAERDHLQLWEPSTPEGWEQRNALFSWPGQWAGMRRLARHGTALPFVILVDGVFAGQVTVGNIVRGALRSGWIGYWVSRRLTCGGVASAAVALVVDHCFGVAGLHRLEATVRPDNEASLRVLEKTGFRREGLFRRYLYVAEMWRDHVCLAITAEDVTAGAATALVRDGRADWE; from the coding sequence GTGCAGGGCGACGGACATCCTGGCTGGCCTGCCCGGCTGGGCGGCCTGAAAGTCCCGGCGGGGACGGTGACGTTACGGAGTCCCCGGCTGTGGGACGGGCCGGACTGGAGCCGCATCCGGTTGGCGGAACGAGACCATCTTCAGCTCTGGGAACCGTCCACTCCGGAGGGCTGGGAACAGCGCAACGCCCTGTTCTCCTGGCCCGGGCAGTGGGCGGGGATGCGTCGGCTGGCCCGCCACGGCACCGCACTGCCCTTCGTCATCCTGGTCGACGGCGTCTTCGCGGGTCAGGTCACGGTGGGCAACATCGTCCGGGGCGCGCTCCGCTCCGGGTGGATCGGATACTGGGTGAGCAGGCGTCTGACCTGCGGCGGTGTCGCCAGTGCCGCCGTGGCACTCGTCGTCGACCACTGCTTCGGCGTCGCGGGCCTGCATCGACTCGAGGCGACCGTCCGGCCGGACAACGAGGCGAGCCTGCGGGTGTTGGAGAAGACCGGCTTCCGTCGGGAAGGTCTGTTCAGACGCTATCTCTACGTCGCCGAGATGTGGCGTGATCATGTCTGTCTGGCGATCACGGCGGAGGACGTCACCGCAGGCGCGGCGACCGCCCTGGTGCGCGACGGGCGGGCGGACTGGGAGTGA
- the glpR gene encoding gephyrin-like molybdotransferase receptor GlpR, which produces MPSSLIFAALALAWLVVLVPMIARRRQEVVRTADSALQARVLRRGKNPSAAGRQETVDRQDGLAADRRGAAGRSQVVDDPEEDPDMARPDANSGREFEGENGEDLDDEFEEYAEEHTDEEWRALHGDDVRAGRRYRPGRGGFDPEAAARLARAKYALRQRIVLLLLLAAITTAVLAGFLSPWIWWAHAAVDVTFVGYLSYLRRQVRIEEEVRRRRTARVAEAQRREQLLHGQVRSVGDVGAVGEDGLPTRASGMIAQGASELSRRPSLEGTYALELDDDDPAFDDLDSPLPMTFRRAAGE; this is translated from the coding sequence ATGCCGAGTTCGCTGATCTTCGCAGCTCTGGCGCTGGCCTGGCTCGTCGTGCTCGTGCCGATGATCGCTCGGCGGCGTCAGGAGGTGGTCCGGACCGCCGACTCCGCGCTGCAGGCGAGAGTCCTCCGTCGAGGGAAGAACCCGTCGGCGGCCGGTCGTCAGGAGACCGTCGACCGTCAGGATGGTCTTGCGGCGGACCGCCGAGGCGCAGCGGGGCGGTCGCAGGTCGTCGACGATCCGGAGGAGGACCCTGACATGGCCCGACCCGACGCGAACTCCGGCCGGGAGTTCGAGGGGGAGAACGGCGAGGATCTCGACGACGAGTTCGAGGAGTACGCCGAGGAGCACACCGACGAGGAATGGCGTGCGCTGCACGGCGACGACGTGCGAGCAGGCAGACGCTACCGACCGGGCCGGGGCGGCTTCGATCCCGAGGCCGCGGCGCGACTGGCCAGGGCGAAGTACGCGCTCCGCCAGCGAATCGTGCTGCTCCTGCTGCTCGCCGCGATCACCACAGCGGTGCTCGCGGGCTTCCTGTCCCCCTGGATCTGGTGGGCACATGCCGCCGTCGACGTGACCTTCGTCGGTTACCTCAGCTACCTGCGCAGGCAGGTGCGCATCGAAGAGGAGGTGCGCAGGCGTCGGACCGCGCGGGTCGCCGAGGCCCAGCGGCGGGAGCAGCTGCTGCACGGCCAGGTTCGGTCGGTCGGCGACGTCGGCGCGGTCGGCGAGGACGGCCTGCCGACCAGGGCGAGCGGGATGATCGCCCAGGGAGCTTCCGAGCTCTCCCGGCGTCCCTCCCTCGAGGGCACCTACGCCCTCGAACTGGACGACGACGACCCGGCGTTCGACGACCTGGACTCGCCGCTGCCGATGACGTTCCGCCGTGCCGCGGGGGAATGA
- a CDS encoding sigma-70 family RNA polymerase sigma factor, which yields MSDPAVEEFERHRLRVFGVAYRMLGSAEEAEDVVQDTFLRWHGAQRSTIGTPSAWLVKVATNLCLNRLTSARARREHYVGPWLPEPVLTADGALGPLAAVEQRDMVSLAFLVLLERLTPTERAVFVLREAFGYSHRDIAQVLELSEANSRQLYRRARRSLAASDAATGTVATADSRAAADGTADDGTADDRVATDRAAAERAGTGRHAAAEDRTRHRDLLDRFLVAARTGDLPALERLLAEDVVSWADGGGEVGAARRPIVGASRVARYLLGGLTGFGTDGRLLVAEVNGVPAVLAWRGPHLLGVLVPAAADGAITAIRIIANPAKLRFAAAQAVGLSHPAGLSGS from the coding sequence ATGAGTGATCCTGCGGTCGAGGAGTTCGAACGTCATCGGCTGCGGGTGTTCGGGGTCGCCTATCGGATGCTGGGGTCGGCCGAGGAGGCCGAGGACGTCGTCCAGGACACGTTCCTCCGATGGCACGGTGCGCAGAGGTCGACGATCGGTACGCCCTCGGCATGGCTGGTCAAGGTGGCCACCAATCTCTGCCTGAATCGCCTCACCTCGGCGCGGGCTCGGCGCGAGCACTATGTGGGGCCGTGGCTGCCCGAGCCCGTTCTGACGGCGGACGGAGCCCTCGGGCCCCTGGCCGCCGTGGAGCAGCGGGACATGGTCTCGTTGGCCTTCCTCGTACTGCTGGAGCGGCTCACCCCGACCGAGCGTGCGGTGTTCGTGTTGCGCGAGGCATTCGGCTACAGCCATCGCGACATCGCTCAGGTGCTCGAGCTGTCGGAGGCCAACTCCCGTCAGCTGTATCGGCGTGCTCGGCGGAGCCTGGCGGCATCCGACGCGGCGACCGGCACCGTGGCAACAGCCGACAGCAGGGCTGCAGCCGACGGGACAGCCGATGACGGGACAGCCGATGACAGGGTCGCAACCGACAGGGCAGCAGCCGAGAGGGCTGGTACCGGCCGACACGCCGCGGCCGAGGATCGGACGCGACATCGAGACCTGCTCGATCGCTTCCTCGTCGCAGCGCGGACCGGCGACCTGCCTGCCTTGGAACGGCTCTTGGCCGAGGACGTGGTGTCGTGGGCCGACGGTGGTGGCGAGGTCGGCGCGGCCCGCCGTCCCATCGTGGGTGCCTCAAGGGTGGCGCGGTACCTCCTCGGCGGCCTGACCGGCTTCGGGACTGACGGAAGACTGCTGGTCGCCGAGGTCAACGGCGTGCCCGCCGTGCTCGCCTGGCGCGGGCCTCACCTGTTGGGGGTGCTCGTGCCTGCCGCGGCCGACGGTGCGATCACGGCGATCCGCATCATCGCGAACCCGGCCAAGCTGAGGTTCGCCGCGGCCCAGGCCGTCGGCCTGTCACATCCGGCAGGGCTGTCCGGTTCGTAA
- a CDS encoding SDR family oxidoreductase, whose amino-acid sequence MSRSILVTGGTGTLGRAVVTRLSATMHDVRVLSRSTAPTGPAARGWFRGDLRTGAGLDEALAHADVILHCATTGGRADVAATRRLIAAAADGGRPRLVYVSIVGCDRIPLRYYRAKQECERLIESSGLPWTIVRVTQFHDLIAAFFTAQRRLPAVLVPSGVSFQPIDVRDVADRLAEIIGRVSVGREPDIGGPEISTAAELARTYRGAVGGRRAVLPISLPGRVLRGLRRGGNLVPGNAVGQRTFGEFLAQAPAGSR is encoded by the coding sequence ATGAGTCGTTCGATCCTGGTGACCGGCGGCACCGGCACGCTCGGCCGCGCCGTCGTCACGCGGCTGTCGGCCACGATGCACGACGTGCGGGTGCTGAGCCGGAGTACGGCGCCGACCGGCCCCGCGGCGCGCGGGTGGTTTCGAGGTGACCTGCGCACCGGAGCAGGGCTCGACGAGGCCCTCGCCCACGCCGACGTGATCCTGCACTGTGCGACCACAGGCGGGCGGGCGGACGTGGCTGCGACCAGACGACTGATCGCCGCGGCAGCCGACGGTGGACGTCCACGCCTCGTGTACGTGTCCATCGTCGGATGCGACCGGATACCACTGCGCTACTACCGGGCGAAGCAGGAGTGCGAGCGGCTGATCGAATCGTCCGGGCTGCCCTGGACGATCGTGCGGGTCACCCAGTTCCACGATCTGATCGCCGCCTTCTTCACGGCGCAGCGGCGGCTGCCCGCGGTCCTGGTGCCCTCGGGCGTCAGCTTCCAGCCGATCGATGTGCGCGATGTGGCCGACCGGCTTGCCGAGATCATCGGCCGGGTGTCCGTCGGCCGGGAGCCCGACATCGGCGGTCCGGAGATCAGCACGGCCGCGGAGCTGGCGCGAACGTATCGGGGGGCCGTGGGCGGGCGGCGGGCCGTGCTGCCGATCTCGCTGCCGGGGAGGGTGCTGCGGGGGCTGCGTCGAGGGGGCAATCTCGTGCCCGGCAACGCCGTCGGACAGCGGACGTTCGGCGAGTTCCTCGCGCAGGCGCCGGCCGGGTCGAGGTGA
- a CDS encoding ArsR/SmtB family transcription factor, with amino-acid sequence MVKPHHPDAVQIELVDVLAALGHPVRLGIARALADGEERFCGEILPDLPKSSMTHHWRALRESGVIRQRPEGRRLYLTLRRRELDARFPGLLDLVLADHPAPEPSTPARPD; translated from the coding sequence ATGGTCAAGCCGCACCATCCCGACGCAGTGCAGATCGAACTCGTCGACGTCCTCGCCGCGCTGGGCCACCCGGTCCGGCTGGGGATCGCACGGGCGCTGGCCGACGGTGAGGAGCGGTTCTGCGGCGAGATCCTTCCCGACCTGCCCAAATCCAGCATGACCCACCATTGGCGGGCCCTCCGCGAGAGCGGCGTCATCCGCCAGCGTCCAGAAGGCCGCCGGCTCTACCTGACCCTGCGTCGTCGTGAACTCGACGCCCGATTCCCCGGTCTGCTCGACCTCGTCCTCGCCGATCACCCGGCACCCGAGCCGTCGACGCCCGCTCGCCCCGACTGA
- a CDS encoding alpha/beta fold hydrolase, translating to MTLPSGNPLADAALARSLDGDFSSRHAEVDGVRLHYVEGGAGAPLLLLGGWPQTWWQWNKVMPALARRHRVIAVDLRGMGGSAKPEDGYDKRTMARDIRELGRHLGLETYSIVGHDIGAMVAYAHAALFPEATTKIALLDVSHPDEHWSEFRLIPEQDQRVDPVGAADGRPPYLWWFALNQVRDLPERLLEGRTRSLVDWLCERLAADPDSVDEHARQVYAHAYSSADAIRAGNGWYQTFPADIVDERAYGTLSVPILALAGVQGNYAFLRDVLPGKGTDVRVIEVADCGHYIAEEQPQAVIDALGAFLR from the coding sequence ATGACCCTGCCCTCCGGGAACCCGCTCGCCGATGCCGCGCTGGCCCGCTCGCTCGACGGTGACTTCTCCAGTCGTCACGCCGAGGTCGACGGCGTCCGCCTGCACTACGTCGAAGGCGGCGCGGGCGCCCCGCTGCTCCTGCTGGGCGGTTGGCCGCAGACCTGGTGGCAGTGGAACAAGGTCATGCCCGCGCTGGCCCGCCGTCATCGGGTGATCGCCGTGGATCTGCGAGGCATGGGCGGCTCGGCCAAGCCCGAGGACGGCTACGACAAGAGGACCATGGCACGGGACATCCGCGAGCTCGGCAGGCATCTGGGGCTGGAGACGTACAGCATCGTGGGCCATGACATCGGCGCGATGGTCGCCTACGCCCACGCGGCCCTGTTCCCCGAGGCGACGACGAAGATCGCGCTGCTCGACGTCTCGCACCCCGACGAGCACTGGTCGGAGTTCCGGCTGATACCGGAGCAGGATCAGCGCGTCGACCCGGTCGGAGCGGCGGACGGCAGGCCGCCCTACCTGTGGTGGTTCGCGCTCAACCAGGTCCGTGATCTGCCGGAACGGCTGCTGGAGGGCCGGACTCGGTCACTGGTCGACTGGCTCTGCGAACGTCTGGCGGCGGACCCCGATTCAGTCGACGAGCACGCTCGCCAGGTCTATGCCCATGCCTACTCCTCGGCGGATGCCATCCGGGCGGGCAACGGCTGGTATCAGACGTTCCCCGCCGACATCGTCGACGAGCGGGCGTACGGGACGTTGTCGGTGCCGATCCTCGCCTTGGCCGGTGTCCAGGGCAACTACGCCTTCCTGCGTGACGTCCTGCCCGGCAAGGGGACCGACGTGCGCGTGATCGAGGTCGCCGACTGCGGCCACTACATCGCGGAGGAGCAGCCGCAGGCGGTGATCGACGCACTCGGCGCGTTCCTCCGCTGA
- a CDS encoding helix-turn-helix transcriptional regulator, translating into MSDPRLAGFLRAARARLTPEQAGISDAGRRRVEGLRREEIAMLAGVSVDYYTRLEQGRSTSASPVVLDALADALQLDEVERTHLHTIARPTPARRRRPYRPQPLHPATRSLLDTFDDVLRPAFVLGRRLDVVGQNETAALLITDFDARPVDERNQVRFVFLDPHARELYADWSQVAADTAAMLRVDAGRHPDDPALGRLVGELSIHSPEFRRLWARNRVHQRTHGTKRYRHPLVGDLTITYQALVVAADPDQVLMVYDTAPDSPSAHALRLLVDRAHDHRAVARGGGRAGRRLGRPR; encoded by the coding sequence ATGTCCGATCCACGGTTGGCGGGCTTTCTCCGTGCCGCCCGCGCACGGCTCACCCCAGAGCAGGCAGGCATCTCCGACGCAGGACGGAGACGGGTCGAAGGGCTGCGCCGTGAGGAGATCGCGATGCTCGCCGGGGTGAGCGTCGACTACTACACCCGCCTCGAACAGGGCCGGTCCACGAGTGCCTCGCCCGTGGTCCTCGATGCTCTCGCCGACGCCCTTCAGCTCGACGAGGTCGAACGCACGCACCTGCACACCATCGCGAGGCCCACACCGGCGCGCCGTCGACGCCCCTACCGCCCGCAACCGCTCCATCCGGCGACGAGATCGCTGCTGGACACCTTCGACGACGTGCTCCGCCCCGCGTTCGTCCTCGGCCGCCGCCTCGACGTCGTCGGCCAGAACGAGACAGCGGCGCTGCTCATCACGGATTTCGACGCCCGGCCTGTCGATGAGCGGAACCAGGTCCGATTCGTGTTTCTCGATCCACACGCCCGGGAGCTGTACGCGGACTGGAGTCAGGTGGCCGCCGACACCGCCGCCATGCTCCGCGTCGACGCGGGCAGGCACCCCGACGACCCGGCACTCGGTCGCCTCGTCGGCGAACTGTCGATCCACAGCCCCGAGTTCCGCCGCCTGTGGGCCCGCAACCGCGTTCACCAGCGCACCCACGGCACCAAGCGCTACCGACATCCGCTGGTCGGCGACCTCACCATCACGTACCAGGCGCTGGTCGTCGCCGCCGATCCCGACCAGGTCCTCATGGTCTACGACACCGCACCTGACTCTCCCTCCGCCCACGCCCTCCGGCTCCTCGTCGACCGAGCCCACGACCACCGGGCTGTCGCCAGGGGCGGCGGCCGGGCCGGCCGCCGACTCGGGCGCCCTCGGTGA
- a CDS encoding SDR family oxidoreductase produces the protein MSVWLITGAARGLGLEIARAALAGGEQVAVAARTPQRLPEDVREHPSVLAVKLDVTDPSRIDAAVAEVVARFGTIDVLVNNAGRGLLGALEEITDAEARSLFDVNVFGLVNTTRAVLPIMRRAGSGRLVHIGSRAGFEGEPGVSMYAASKFAVAGISEALAAELAPFGIQSMVVEPGVFRTDFLDASSVQLPAVRMPDYDGTPAHVTLDWAAEANHTQLGDPVKGAAFIYQVASGERLPLHLPVGQDALDRRAVITELINEGIAPLRAASAATAYPDVE, from the coding sequence ATGTCTGTCTGGCTGATCACCGGCGCGGCCAGGGGTCTCGGGCTCGAGATCGCTCGTGCCGCGCTGGCTGGTGGTGAGCAGGTCGCCGTGGCCGCACGCACACCACAGCGTCTTCCCGAGGACGTCCGTGAGCATCCGAGCGTGCTCGCGGTGAAGCTCGATGTCACCGACCCGTCGCGGATCGATGCGGCGGTGGCCGAGGTGGTCGCCCGGTTCGGCACGATCGACGTGCTCGTCAACAACGCCGGTCGGGGCCTGCTCGGTGCCTTGGAGGAGATCACGGATGCCGAGGCGCGTTCGCTGTTCGACGTGAACGTCTTCGGACTCGTCAACACCACCCGTGCCGTCCTGCCGATCATGCGTAGGGCTGGGTCGGGCAGGCTGGTGCACATCGGGTCGCGCGCCGGGTTCGAGGGCGAACCGGGAGTGAGCATGTACGCCGCCTCCAAGTTCGCCGTCGCGGGCATCAGCGAGGCGTTGGCCGCGGAGCTGGCGCCCTTCGGCATCCAGAGCATGGTGGTCGAGCCCGGTGTCTTCCGTACCGACTTCCTCGACGCCTCTTCTGTCCAGTTGCCTGCCGTGCGCATGCCGGACTACGACGGGACTCCGGCGCACGTGACGCTGGACTGGGCCGCGGAGGCCAATCACACTCAGCTCGGCGACCCGGTCAAGGGCGCCGCGTTCATCTACCAAGTCGCCTCCGGAGAGCGGCTTCCGTTGCATCTGCCCGTCGGACAGGACGCACTCGACCGCCGCGCGGTGATCACCGAACTCATCAATGAGGGGATCGCTCCGCTGCGGGCGGCCTCGGCCGCGACTGCCTATCCCGACGTCGAGTGA
- a CDS encoding aldo/keto reductase, with the protein MKTFTLPGTDIVAPNIVLGLMRIADKTDDEVRTLVRTARDAGIDFVDHAAGYGHEMHGCERRFAEALALTPSERDAVTIQTKAGIVREGPYYDFSYDHLVGSVEGSLAALGTDRIDVLLLHRPDALVEPEEVARAFDDLESAGKVRAFGVSNHTPGQLDLLRKHVRQPIVANQLQLSITHAPLVAQGVTANMLGEQQAVVIDGGGIVEYCRLHDITIQAWSPFQAGFFTGVFLGSPDHPELNAVIDRLATRYDVPPIAIATAWITRHPAQMQVVLGTTDPERVAGAAQGSDVPLTRAEWYELFRAAGHRIP; encoded by the coding sequence GTGAAGACCTTCACCCTGCCCGGAACCGACATCGTCGCGCCGAACATCGTGCTCGGCCTGATGCGGATCGCCGACAAGACCGACGACGAGGTGCGCACGCTGGTGCGCACGGCGCGCGACGCGGGCATCGACTTCGTCGACCACGCCGCGGGCTACGGCCACGAGATGCACGGCTGCGAACGCCGGTTCGCCGAGGCGCTGGCCCTGACACCGTCGGAGCGCGACGCCGTGACCATCCAGACCAAGGCGGGGATCGTTCGGGAGGGCCCGTACTACGACTTCTCCTACGATCACCTCGTCGGCTCGGTCGAGGGCTCGCTCGCCGCGCTGGGCACCGACCGCATCGACGTCTTACTGCTGCATCGGCCCGATGCGCTCGTCGAGCCGGAGGAGGTGGCCCGTGCCTTCGACGACCTGGAGTCGGCAGGCAAGGTTCGAGCCTTCGGCGTCTCCAACCACACGCCCGGCCAGCTCGACCTGCTGCGCAAGCACGTGCGCCAGCCGATCGTCGCCAACCAGCTCCAGCTGTCCATCACCCACGCCCCGCTCGTCGCGCAGGGCGTCACCGCGAACATGCTCGGTGAGCAGCAGGCCGTGGTGATCGACGGCGGCGGCATCGTCGAGTACTGCAGGCTGCACGACATCACCATCCAGGCGTGGTCCCCGTTCCAGGCCGGCTTCTTCACCGGGGTGTTCCTCGGCTCGCCGGACCATCCGGAGCTGAACGCCGTCATCGATCGCCTCGCCACCCGGTACGACGTGCCGCCGATCGCGATCGCGACCGCCTGGATCACCCGGCATCCGGCACAGATGCAGGTGGTCCTCGGTACGACCGATCCGGAGCGGGTCGCGGGCGCCGCGCAGGGCTCGGACGTCCCGCTCACCCGCGCCGAGTGGTATGAGCTCTTCCGCGCGGCCGGACACCGCATTCCGTAG